One part of the Candida albicans SC5314 chromosome R, complete sequence genome encodes these proteins:
- a CDS encoding uncharacterized protein (Ortholog(s) have role in mitochondrial genome maintenance and integral component of mitochondrial inner membrane localization), whose translation MIIRTLRSQLRLPKPVYISPPCRYYSTDLEKLKKESDTTESDNSASATGVIDKTHNEVLLYYDHIYPFTTSRNVVKQYLSRFSLPWSTAYDNEKLKQKVWDLSSPLATTAKITEFVPLRRDSGAFVKFKYPPEVPATQFIEEIRENVERNEQERVNSNILTRLYHQIWRNVPKVYSVKGTPWIEDLRRFPSPKLSVKFEGDPLTEEELYVLFRRYGLINEIEPGATEAFIYFHSTRAAISAKHCITGMVLNGGKTTLHIQFVAIKRSNFLVSLISNHTKIAIPVLIALLATFAVLIFDPIREWFIEYKILHNRKSFDQFKESRWFKYLYIPYRTITGWVYSSYDYIDSQIQEVTGSSCSEEDDSSNGSNIVDGQSVRDLKNESNMFWIERYEKSKQLQLWIMENANTFIIVKGPQGSGKEEFVLEHSLGSDERLNKKVLVLECDQLGKARSDNNLINTTASQLGYFPVFTWTNTVSRFVDLGVQGLTGQKSGLSESKETQIKNMFSLATQAIRKITTNEYNKYVKSVERRNKRLKDDEKIEVLKEEQFLQQHPEAKPIIVLNKYSRRADVSSNDFIPPLVADWASGLVQNNTAHVIFLTADVGSLQLLNDALPNQVFKDISLSDASMSSSRQYVCDVLKVKDTSTLDECLEPLGGRMLDLQSFIRRIKSGESPQQAINEMISQAAELINTFFLNSHHKFGAGDSNWDPSQVWLIMKLLSECDTINYSELVKSPLFKVSKETLEILTTLEKYDLISLKRDKGVLDKISTGRPLFKAAFANIISDLRIWKLYETEYIGRLISLEAAKIQKLEEELEKIYKIGKVDGRIDYVSQKIEASNKKILDLEKQAADVASYTGKPDGKSFLGIKF comes from the coding sequence ATGATCATTCGAACATTGAGACTGCAATTGCGATTGCCAAAACCAGTTTACATATCCCCGCCATGTCGGTACTACTCAACTGATCttgagaaattgaaaaaggaATCTGACACCACCGAGTCCGATAACTCGGCATCCGCCACAGGGgttattgataaaacaCACAACGAAGTGTTGTTGTATTACGACCACATATACCCATTTACAACATCCAGAAATGTTGTTAAACAGTATTTGTCTCGATTCAGTTTACCCTGGAGCACCGCCTACGACAATGAGAAATTGAAGCAGAAAGTATGGGACTTGTCTTCGCCATTGGCAACAACTGCCAAAATCACTGAGTTTGTCCCGCTAAGGAGAGATTCTGGGGCGTTTGTCAAATTCAAGTATCCGCCAGAAGTCCCTGCCACCCAATTCATTGAAGAAATACGAGAGAACGTTGAGAGAAATGAACAAGAAAGAGTAAACAGCAACATACTCACAAGACTCTACCACCAGATCTGGCGAAATGTGCCAAAGGTGTACTCCGTAAAAGGTACACCATGGATTGAAGACTTGCGCCGGTTCCCCAGTCCCAAACTCTCAGTCAAATTCGAAGGTGATCCGTTGACCGAAGAAGAATTGTATGTGTTGTTCCGTCGATACGGCTTGATTAATGAGATTGAACCTGGTGCCACTGAAGCGTTTATATATTTCCATAGCACGAGAGCGGCAATCAGTGCTAAACATTGTATCACAGGCATGGTGTTGAATGGGGGCAAGACCACGCTTCacattcaatttgttgcCATTAAGAGATCGAATTTCTTGGTTCTGTTGATCTCGAACCACACTAAGATTGCCATCCCAGTGTTGATTGCGCTTTTGGCCACATTTGCTGTGTTGATTTTTGATCCTATTCGAGAATGGTTTATTGAGTACAAGATACTCCACAACAGGAAATCGTTTGACCAGTTTAAGGAGAGCAGATGGTTCAAGTATCTCTACATTCCATACAGAACCATCACTGGATGGGTGTATAGTAGTTACGACTACATTGACAGTCAAATCCAGGAGGTTACCGGGCTGAGTTGCTCTGAGGAGGATGACAGCAGCAACGGCTCAAACATTGTTGATGGGCAATCGGTTCGTGACCTCAAGAATGAAAGCAACATGTTTTGGATAGAAAGGTACGAAAAGTCAAAGCAACTCCAGTTATGGATTATGGAGAATGCTAACACATTTATCATTGTCAAGGGGCCCCAAGGGTCTGGTAAAGAGGAGTTTGTGTTAGAGCACAGTTTGGGGTCAGACGAACGGTTAAATAAGAAAGTTTTGGTGCTTGAGTGTGACCAGTTGGGCAAAGCACGGTCAGacaacaatttgataaacaCGACTGCATCGCAGTTGGGGTATTTCCCAGTTTTCACATGGACAAACACGGTGTCAcgttttgttgatttgggAGTTCAGGGATTAACCGGACAGAAATCAGGTTTAAGCGAGAGCAAGGAGACGCAAATCAAGAACATGTTTCTGTTGGCGACCCAAGCCATTCGGAAAATCACAACCAATGAGTACAACAAATATGTCAAGAGTGTTGAGAGAAGAAACAAGAGATTGAAGGACGATGAGAAAATCGAAGTCCtcaaagaagaacaatTCTTGCAACAGCACCCCGAAGCTAAACCAATCATTGTGTTGAACAAGTACAGCCGTCGTGCAGATGTGCTGCTGAATGATTTTATTCCTCCATTAGTTGCAGATTGGGCGTCTGGGTTGGTGCAGAACAACACGGCACATGTGATATTTTTGACAGCAGACGTTGGGTCGCTCCAGCTCTTGAATGATGCCTTGCCCAACCAGGTGTTCAAGGACATTTCACTTTCCGATGCCTCCATGTCCAGCTCAAGACAGTATGTCTGTGATGTACTTAAGGTCAAAGATACTAGCACTTTGGACGAATGCCTTGAGCCTTTGGGAGGTAGAATGTTGGACTTGCAGTCGTTTATCAGACGTATCAAGTCAGGAGAAAGCCCACAACAGGCAATCAACGAGATGATTTCCCAGGCTGCTGAGTTGATAAACACATTTTTCTTGAACAGTCATCACAAATTTGGTGCTGGTGATAGCAACTGGGATCCATCGCAGGTGTGGCTCATTATGAAGTTGTTGTCTGAATGTGACACCATTAATTATAGTGAGTTGGTGAAACTGCCATTGTTCAAAGTATCGAAGGAAACGTTAGAGATTTTGACGACATTAGAAAAGTACGATTTGATATCTTTGAAGCGTGATAAGGGGGTGTTGGATAAGATATCTACGGGTAGACCATTGTTCAAGGCAGCGTTTGCCAATATCATTAGTGATTTGCGAATTTGGAAGTTGTATGAGACTGAGTATATTGGACGGTTGATATCGCTTGAGGCAGCCAAGATTCAGAAATTGGAAGAGGAATTGGAGAAGATCTACAAGATTGGTAAAGTAGATGGCAGAATCGATTATGTATCACAGAAAATTGAAGCGTCTAATAAAAAgattttggatttggaaAAGCAAGCTGCTGATGTTGCAAGCTATACGGGTAAACCAGATGGCAAATCATTTTTAGGTAtcaagttttga
- the IFF3 gene encoding Iff3p (Putative GPI-anchored protein) encodes MQLFQNILVSIALLTQVVFAIEITENKVDRGTVTLNLSDITIYPGASWSIIDNAYTSFVGKLDVRDGAGLYISSTSHLLALQVSLTALLHSITNNGVVSFDSRISRTSSSYDLRGVSFTNNGEMYFAASGEFSSSTALTSASWTNTRLLSFYQNQRTSGTVSLGMPLGSITNNGQVCLNNQVYEQTTQIKGSGCFTANGDSTIYISNVLLAVSPKQNFYLTDKGSSMIVQAVSTTQTFNVYGFGEGNKIGLTIPLMGNLWNSAYAYDTTSGILTLRNLLLEQKFNIGTGYDPSKFQVVTDSGSGIPSTILGSVAYYGRVPERTLPKSCQIPCKPIPEAPGTTPTQYTTTITKTNTAGNTVTESGVVNVSTDKGGSWFTTTSMFPALSTAPSTATVFSSDTIMSTVEPDTTELASLTDIPIETSSVEELLSVMSNWEPSSAPTLSIETPVSSHHSSMQHSSFESSADINTVFSSESAFETASDYIVSTPSSISHSTMVPQSSVSALSVVSESLASAEPSFVVPSESFIFSASSAAPQPSSSTYSVSFTTQFETPSSAGPSLVTSVESNTELISSATQSSDIQTEFTSTWTTTNSDGSVVTESGIISQSGTSLTTLTTFQPATSLVVPPYSVIETEFTSTWTTTNSDSSVATESGVVSQSDTLLTTVTTFPPAPSAIVPEFTSPWKINTSIESSETLTVSASSYETVGESLAAATSSYLSSATVVVAPSESEINTSSSILNNEEIASAPVSDTTSIAEHHDGSLSMTTTEFVNSNSLPSSHSIVTATITSCNKSKCSESVVTYVSSVSCATITVGDSEKNSSIVGNNISSIVGDDVSNTQAITMATSTESATTLTSVSGAKPSVANDATNSVHTTDYTTATTGVQNGSSLSIPSDIPIEISDITPTDSSSSAVTISYENGSNKESIENIKYLTLVVFGLMMFM; translated from the coding sequence ATGCAACTATTCCAGAATATTCTTGTTTCCATTGCTTTGCTCACCCAGGTAGTTTTTGCTATTGAGATCACCGAAAACAAGGTCGATCGAGGCACAGTCACCTTGAACTTGAGCGACATTACCATTTACCCTGGGGCTTCCTGGTCTATTATCGACAATGCTTACACCAGCTTCGTTGGTAAGTTAGACGTCAGGGATGGTGCGGGGTTGTATATCTCCCTGACCTCTCATCTTTTGGCCCTTCAAGTCAGTTTAACAGCATTGCTCCACTCCATCACCAACAACGGAGTCGTCTCCTTTGACTCGCGTATTTCCAGAACCTCGTCCTCCTATGACTTGCGAGGCGTCTCCTTCACCAACAACGGGGAAATGTACTTTGCTGCTTCCGGTGAGTTCTCCAGCTCCACTGCACTCACTTCTGCCCTGTGGACCAACACCAGGTTATTGCTGTtttaccaaaatcaaagaacCTCCGGCACCGTAAGTCTTGGTATGCCCTTGGGATCCATCACCAACAACGGTCAAGTCTGTTTGAATAACCAGGTCTACGAACAAACAACCCAAATTAAGGGTTCGGGTTGTTTCACTGCCAACGGCGACTCCACCATTTACATCTCCAACGTTTTGTTAGCTGTTTCCCCCAAACAGAACTTTTACTTGACCGACAAAGGTTCCTCCATGATTGTCCAAGCCGTATCTACCACACAAACATTCAACGTCTATGGTTTTGGGGAAGGTAACAAAATTGGGTTGACTATTCCATTGATGGGAAATCTCTGGAATTCAGCATACGCTTATGACACCACTTCTGGTATCTTGACCTTGAGAAATCTTTTGcttgaacaaaaatttaACATCGGTACAGGGTACGATCCATCAAAATTCCAAGTGGTCACTGATTCAGGTTCTGGTATCCCATCCACCATTTTAGGGTCTGTTGCATATTACGGGCGTGTTCCAGAAAGAACCTTACCAAAGTCTTGTCAGATTCCTTGCAAGCCAATACCAGAGGCTCCAGgaacaacaccaacacaATACACTACTACCATCACAAAAACCAACACTGCCGGCAACACCGTCACCGAAAGTGGTGTTGTTAACGTTCTGACAGATAAAGGCGGCTCATGgttcaccaccacctcaATGTTCCCAGCATTGTCCACTGCCCCATCCACTGCAACTGTTTTCTCTAGTGACACCATTATGTCAACAGTTGAACCTGATACCACAGAATTGGCCTCACTCACAGATATCCCTATCGAAACATCATCAGTTGAAGAGTTGTTAAGTGTTATGTCTAATTGGGAACCATCTTCTGCTCCAACTTTATCCATTGAAACACCTGTCTCAAGTCACCACTCTTCTATGCAACATTCATCCTTTGAATCTTCTGCTGATATCAATACCGTATTTTCCAGCGAGTCTGCATTTGAAACAGCCAGTGACTATATTGTTTCCACGCCTTCACTGATTTCACATTCAACCATGGTACCTCAATCGTCTGTTTCTGCCTTGTCCGTTGTTAGTGAGTCGCTCGCTTCTGCTGAGCCATCATTTGTCGTCCCAAGTGAATCATTCATCTTCAGTGCATCTTCTGCTGCCCCCCAACCATCTAGCAGTACTTATTCAGTCTCATTCACCACACAATTTGAAACCCCATCTTCTGCTGGTCCCTCATTGGTTACTTCTGTTGAATCAAATACTGAACTTATTTCATCTGCCACTCAATCCAGTGATATACAAACTGAGTTCACTTCCACTTGGACTACTACCAATTCTGATGGTTCTGTTGTTACTGAATCAGGTATCATAAGCCAATCAGGTACTTCATTAACCACCTTGACAACCTTCCAGCCAGCCACTTCATTAGTTGTTCCACCATATAGTGTCATTGAAACTGAGTTTACATCAACTTGGACCACCACAAACTCAGACAGCTCAGTGGCTACTGAATCTGGTGTGGTTAGTCAATCAGACACTTTATTAACAACCGTGACTACTTTCCCTCCTGCACCATCTGCTATTGTACCTGAATTCACATCACCTTGGAAAATCAACACTTCAATTGAGTCTAGTGAAACATTAACTGTTAGTGCCAGCTCATATGAGACAGTGGGTGAATCATTGGCTGCTGCTACCTCATCATACTTGTCTTCTGctactgttgttgttgctccCTCAGAATCTGAAATCAATACTAGCAGCTCAatattgaataatgaaGAGATTGCTTCTGCTCCAGTCTCCGACACAACGTCTATTGCTGAACACCATGATGGCTCATTATCCATGACCACAACTGAATTTGTGAACAGCAATTCCCTTCCATCATCTCATCTGATTGTCACTGCCACCATCACCAGTTGCAACAAATCCAAGTGTTCTGAAAGTGTTGTTACCTATGTCTCAAGCGTTTCCTGTGCCACTATTACTGTGGGAGATTCCGAGAAAAATAGTTCCATCGTTGGTAATAATATCAGTAGTATCGTGGGTGACGATGTTTCCAACACACAAGCCATCACAATGGCAACTTCCACAGAAAGTGCTACTACCCTCACAAGTGTTTCAGGTGCTAAACCATCAGTTGCTAACGATGCCACTAACAGTGTACACACCACTGATTATACTACTGCCACTACTGGTGTTCAAAATGGTTCCAGTTTGTCAATTCCATCAGACATCCCCATTGAAATTTCTGACATCACACCAActgattcttcttcttcggcAGTTACCATTTCATATGAAAACGGATCCAATAAAGAACtgattgaaaatattaaatacTTGACATTGGTAGTTTTCGGATTGATGATGTTTATGTGA